A stretch of Aspergillus nidulans FGSC A4 chromosome VI DNA encodes these proteins:
- a CDS encoding uncharacterized protein (transcript_id=CADANIAT00009975): MGTLISRPTLRLRRSCHNGVTVQDQTSLSLPRGPVSREEPQDDWHKRPSSGMNRTAHTVKFDRIRFVVPSLSVALGALFGITLMVAMEQAKRYKPSLIRSQIELRGSNCLQTSLGPLSKPTKTSNWTRGSRRLSAVIQASPLVDSCNPISTIPLKMPSKPSNKNALPEPQGLVYDESDMALFRAKLSYHATIESRLASNDTNLISISEHQARIIKRWEMLKQVEKDMTEKGKILSPGEKKQLAQYEWRYKMLEELATKSSK, encoded by the exons ATGGGTACCCTGATCTCCAGACCGACTCTAAGGTTGCGCCGAAGTTGTCATAATGGTGTCACAGTTCAGGATCAAACGAGCCTGTCCCTACCCAGGGGGCCGGTCTCAAGAGAGGAGCCACAAGACGATTGGCACAAACGGCCCTCGAGCGGGATGAACAGAACAGCACATACGGTGAAGTTCGATCGCATCCGGTTCGTTGTGCCATCGCTATCAGTAGCATTGGGCGCGTTGTTTGGTATCACCCTGATGGTTGCTATGGAGCAGGCAAAGAGATATAAACCGAGTCTCATCCGGTCCCAAATCGAG CTTCGTGGATCAAATTGCCTCCAAACAAGCCTTGGCCCTCTATCAAAGCCGACGAAAACCAGCAACTGGACAAGAGGTAGTCGTCGTTTATCTGCAGTTATACAAGCCAGTCCGTTGGTAGACTCTTGCAACCCGATCTCAACTATACCACTCAAGATGCCTTCTAAGCCTTCCAATAAGAACGCTCTCCCTGAGCCTCAAGGCCTCGTATACGACGAATCCGACATGGCACTCTTCCGCGCAAAGCTTTCGTACCACGCAACAATCGAAAGTCGGCTTGCCTCAAACGATACCAACCTTATATCCATCTCCGAGCATCAGGCCCGTATCATCAAGCGCTGGGAAATGCTGAAGCAGGTGGAGAAGGATATGACAGAGAAAGGCAAAATCCTTTCTCcaggggagaagaagcagctggcccagTATGAGTGGCGGTATAAGATGTTGGAGGAGCTCGCCACGAAAAGCAGCAAATGA